DNA sequence from the Oligoflexus sp. genome:
TTGCGTTTGCAGGCCTTGAAGCTCCAGCTGAGAGTGATCATGAAAATGCCGAAGCCCCACACGATAAACACACTGGAGAGGCCTGTTTTCAAATCGGAGGCCACCTTGAGAATGGCTCCCTGGATGTAGACGAAAAGGATGCCGATGCCCGTCTGCACCCAAAGGACGGATTTGCGATTGGCATCGTCATGGGGACCTGGGAGTCTTAAGGTGATCATACTCAGAAGAAACGAAGTCCAGAGGAAGAGGCACGGCAAAAGCCAGATCATGCCCTTGCCTCCCCAGCTATCGACTTCGCCCTTGAAATTCCAATGAATGGGAATGCGATCAGCCAGGTGGGGCCAGGCGATTCCATTAC
Encoded proteins:
- a CDS encoding SdpI family protein — translated: MRKHLNWLVIVVPLFLMILGNGIAWPHLADRIPIHWNFKGEVDSWGGKGMIWLLPCLFLWTSFLLSMITLRLPGPHDDANRKSVLWVQTGIGILFVYIQGAILKVASDLKTGLSSVFIVWGFGIFMITLSWSFKACKRNNLVGIRTKWTLASDENWDRTHRFASSIFTLAGSLMIGTAYFVNLLAPAGIFFTAGGLFLAAVLATLIYSYRQRPA